Genomic window (Synechococcus sp. LA31):
GCAGCAGCCAGCCGCTCGGCCTGGCTGTCGGTGAGCATGCCGGCGGTCACGCAGGCCTCCATCCCCAGCTCGCGCACGCCGCGCACCATGGACAGCATGGCTTCAAAGGGGGCTCCGTCGCGAATGTCGCGCCAGGCCCAACCCATACAGAAGCGATGCGCACCGGCCTCCTTGGCGGCGCGGGCCCGGGCGAGCACCGGCTCCACCTCAAGCTCCGGCCGTCCAGCCACATCGCTGCTGTTGTGCATCGACTGGGGGCAATAGGCGCAGTCTTCCTCGCAGCCGCCAGTCTTCACGCTGAGCAGGGAGGCCAATTGCACCCGGTAGCCGGGGTTGGCCTGGCGGTGCACGGCCTGGGCTCGCCAGAGCAGATCCATCAGCGGTAGTTCCAGCAGGGCCTGGATTTCAGCCGTGGTCCAATCGCTGCGAACCTGAAGCTCGGGTAAGGGCAAGGGGCTGGAGGTCATCGGGAGGCGTGGGGGTCAACACCGCCGAAACGGCGCTGCCGGCTCTGGTAATCGAGCAGCGCAGCGGTGAGGGCTGCTTCGTTGAAATCGGGCCAGAGCACATCGGTGAGATGCAGCTCGGCATAGGCCAGCTGCCAGAGCAAGAAGTTGCTGATGCGCTGCTCGCCGCTGGTGCGGATCAACAGGTCAGGATCAACCTCCCCGGCAGTAAAGAGCTGATCGGCGAACTGCTGCTCATCGATGGCACCTGGCTGGAGCTCACCGCGGGCCACACGCTCCGCCAGCAGGCGAGCGGCGCGCACCAGCTCCCGCCGGCCGCCGTAATTGGTGCATACGTTGAAGTGAATGCCGGTGTTCTTTGCGGTGCGACGAGTGGCATCAGCGATCAACTGCTGCAGCCCCTCAGGCAATTGATCCAGGTCACCCAGAAAACGAATGCGCACCTGCTCGTCATCCAGGGCCTGTAGCTCCCGCGCCAGCACCCGCTCAAACAGGGTCATCAAGAAGCTCACCTCCTCACCGGGGCGGCTCCAGTTCTCGGTGGAGAAGGCATAAGCCGTTAAGGCGCCGATGCCCCAGTCACTGCAGAGGCGCAGCGTGCGCTTGAGCGCTTCAACGCCCTCACGGTGCCCCATGACCCGCGGCAGCTTGCGCTGGCTGGCCCAGCGGCCATTGCCATCCATGATCACCGCCACATGGGCGGGCAGGCGAGCAGCGTCGAGGCCGGCCGGCAGCACGGAACGGGACGGTCGATCCCCCTGGATGGCAGTGGCGGTCGCCAGGGAGCGACTCATGCGTTGGGCTCGGCCTTATCCATGGCCACGCTACGCCCACCCCCTTTCGCGGCCGGTTTGGTGCTTTGCGCCAGGGATTCGCCCAGCAATTCCTGCAGGCGACTACTGGTAATCGGGCGCTCCAGGCGGCCTTGGCGGGCCATCGAGAGGGTTCCCGTTTCTTCAGACACCACGATGCAAAGGCACCGATCGAAGCGCTCAGTGATCCCCAGAGCCGCCAGGTGACGGGTGCCATAGCGATTGAGCCCCTGGCGAGACAGAGGCAGGATCACGCCCGCCGACAGGATGCGGTTGCCCTTCACCAGCACCGCACCGTCGTGAAGCGGTGTGTCCACGGCGAACAGGTTGAGCAGCAGGTCAGCCGAGAGCTGGGCATCGAGAGCGATGCCGGGGTTGAGAAAATCCTCCGGGCGAAGATCGCTGCCCAAATCCACCACGATCAGCCCTCCGCGCCGCAGTTGCGAAAGCCGGCCCGCCGCATCGCTGAGCACAGCCGCCGAACCCGAGCCCCGCTTGTCGGCCCGCTGACTGCCAAACAACACATCGAGCCGCCCCGTTCCAAGCAGCTCCATCAAACGGCGCAGCTCCCCTTGCCAGAGGATGGCCAACGCCAGGCTGCAGGCCATCACCAGCGCGTCCACCAGCTTGCTGGTGAGCGGCAGGTTGGCATATCGCTGAACCACCCAGGCCAGCGCCACCAAGGTGAGATAGCCCCGCAACAACCAAAGGGTGCGCGGTTCATTCACCCGAGCTAACAACACCATGCCCAGGGCTGTGGCGAGCAGAAGATCCAGCACAGCTCCTAGCTGGATTCCGCCCAACACCCCGAACACCCTCAACAAGCGAAAATCAGGTTACCGGCCGCAGACGCTCGGGCAGAACGTCGTAGCGCAGCAGTTCCTCCGGCTGTTCGCGACGCTGCACAAGATCGACCAGACCATCGCCAACCAACACCGCCGCAGGTCTCGGGATGCGGTTGTAGTTCGAGGCCATCGAGGCGTTGTAGGCACCGGTGGCAAACACCGCCAACACATCACCATGGCTAGCGGGAGGAAGCTGCAGATCCTTCAGCAGCACGTCGCCGGATTCGCAGTGCTTACCGGCGAGAGTCACCGTGTCGGTGGGATCGGCTTCGGGCCGGTCGGCGAGCACAGCCGTGTAGAGCGATTGATAGGTAATCGGGCGTGGGTTATCGCTCATGCCGCCATCCACCGATAGGTAGGTGCGAAGCCCAGGGATCTCCTTGCGGCTGCCCACGCTGTAGAGGGTCACACCGGCGGTGGCCACCAGGGAACGCCCCGGCTCACACAGCAAGCGAGGAAGCTCCAGGCCGCGTTCCTCACAGGCACGGGCCACGGCCTCAGCCACCGTGCGCACCCAGGCGTCGATCGACGGCGGATCGTCGCTCTCCACATAACGGATTCCCAGACCACCACCCACGTTGAGATCACTCACGGGATGGCCGAGGTCACGCGCCAACTTGAGGGCATCCGCCATCACACCGGCGAGATCGCGGTGGGGCTGCAACTCAAAGATCTGCGAGCCGATATGGGCATGCAGACCACTCACCTGAGCCCAGGCGCAGCCCTTGAGGTGCTGCAGCACCGCCTCGAGTTGATCGGGGTCGAAGCCGAACTTGCTGTCCAGGTGGCCGGTGCGGATGTACTCGTGCGTATGGCATTCAATGCCCGGTGTAAAGCGCAGCATCAGGCGCACCGGCTGCGCAAGGCTGAGGGTGGCCAGCTGCTCGAGATCCAGCCAGTTATCAGCCACCACCGTGACGCCCAAGTCAACCGCCAGGCGCAGCTCCTCCAGGCTCTTGTTGTTGCCGTGGAACACGATCCGCTCCGGCGGCATGCCCCCTTGCACCGCCGTAAGCAATTCACCCGCCGAGACAGCATCAAGGCCGAGCCCTTCTGAGGCCACAACGGCCGTGATCGCCAGGCTGCTGTTTGCCTTGGAGGCGTAGAGCGCCAGAGCGGAGCCGGGATAGTGGGAAGCCAACGCATTGCGGTAGGCCTGGGCGGTGCCCCGCAAGGTGGCTTCATCCAGCACATACAACGGTGTGCCGTAACGGCGCGCCAGATCGCTCAGCACGCAGCCGCCCACCACCAGGCGCCCTTCGGCGTCGAGACCAGTGGACAGAGGGGTGAGGTTGCGGTTGGGGCTCTCCCCATCGCGATGGGCTTCGTAGGGCCGCAGGGCAGCGGCATCCACCGCTGCTGAGGCGGGGGCAGTCGTGATCGTCATCGGGCGATCCTATGAAGTGCCCCGCGGCAAGCCGGTGTCTACTGAGACAGAGCCCCCCCTGCAGCTTCAGCTGCTCACGCCGGCGAACTTGGAGGCCTGCCTCAAACTCGACCAAGCAGCCCTGAATGGGTTGTGGAGTCGCCAGCAATGGCAGCGGGAACTGCAAGAAGAGCAGCGCCTCTGCATCGGCTTGCTCGACAACGAAGAGCTACTGGCCGTGGCCTGCGGCTGGTTGGTTGTGGATGAGCTGCAGATCACAGCCGTGGCGGTGACACCCCAACGGCGGCGAGCGGGGCTTGGCTCTCGCGTACTGCAAGGGCTACTCAGCCAAGCCAGCCAACTGGGTGCCAGCCGCGCAACTCTGGAGGTGAGCGCCAGCAACAAGCCAGCCGCTGGGCTCTATGCCCGCAGCGGCTTTGCTACGGCCGGCATCCGTCGCGGTTACTACCGCAATGGCGACGATGCCCTGATCCAATGGATGTCCTTACGGGACACGGAAGGGGTTCGGATTGCCGACCATTCCTGATGCGAACAACCGAAAATGTGCGCAGCTTGAATTGTTGTAATCAGCAGGCCAGATCCCAGGTGCACCAGTGGATCTGGTAGGCCATCCACCTTCACCACACTCACCCGGCCAACCCTGATAAGTTGGGTGTACACGCAACAGGCCCCGCCCATGTTCGAGCGGTTTACCGAGAAGGCCATCAAGGTGATCATGCTGGCCCAAGAGGAGGCTCGCCGCCTGGGTCACAACTTCGTGGGCACCGAGCAGATCCTGCTGGGCCTGATCGGTGAGGGCACCGGCGTGGCGGCCAAGGTGCTCAAGTCGATGGGCGTCAACCTCAAGGACGCCCGCGTCGAGGTGGAAAAGATTATTGGCCGCGGCTCCGGCTTCGTGGCCGTCGAAATCCCCTTCACGCCTCGAGCCAAACGGGTGCTGGAGCTCTCACTCGAAGAGGCCCGTCAACTTGGCCATAACTACATCGGCACCGAACACCTGCTCCTGGGTTTGATCCGCGAGGGTGAGGGCGTGGCAGCCCGGGTGCTCGAAAACCTCGGGGTTGACCTGGCCAAGGTGCGCACACAGGTGATCCGCATGCTCGGCGAAACCGCCGAGGTGGCCGGCGGTGGCGGTGGCGGCAAAGGCTCCACCAAAACACCCACCCTCGATGAATTCGGCAGCAACCTCACCCAACAGGCAGCTGACGGCAAGCTCGATCCCGTGGTGGGTCGCCAACACGAAATTGAGCGTGTGATCCAGATCCTGGGTCGCCGCACCAAAAACAATCCGGTGCTGATCGGCGAACCGGGCGTGGGCAAGACAGCCATTGCCGAAGGTTTGGCGCAGCGCATCAATTCCGGCGATATTCCCGACATCCTGGAAGACAAGCGCGTTCTCACCCTCGACATCGGCCTGCTTGTAGCCGGTACCAAATACCGCGGTGAGTTTGAGGAGCGCCTCAAAAAAATCATGGAGGAGATCCGGGGTGCCGGAAACGTGATCCTCGTGATTGACGAGGTGCACACCTTGATCGGCGCAGGTGCCGCTGAGGGCGCCATCGACGCTGCCAACATCCTCAAACCGGCTCTGGCCCGTGGCGAGTTGCAGTGCATTGGCGCCACCACCCTGGATGAGTACCGCAAGCACATCGAGCGTGATGCAGCCCTGGAGCGCCGCTTCCAGCCGGTGCAGGTGGGCGAACCTTCGGTGGATGACACCATCGAAATTCTGCGGGGCTTGAAGGAGCGCTACGAAGCTCACCACCGCCTCACCATCGCTGACGAAGCGCTTGTGGCGGCCGCAACCCTGGGCGATCGCTACATCTCCGATCGCTTCCTACCCGACAAAGCCATCGATCTGGTTGATGAGGCCGGTAGCCGTGTGCGGTTGATGAACTCCAAGCTGCCCCCTGCAGCCAAGGAGATCGACAAGCAGCTGCGTGCCATTCAGAAAGAAAAGGAAGACGCTGTACGCGAGCAAGACTTCACCAAGGCTGGTGAACTACGCGACAAGGAAGTGGAATTGCGCGATCAGATTCGTTCCATCCTGCAGACCCGCAAGGAGGAGCCCGAAGCCAAGGCATCAGAGGCTGGA
Coding sequences:
- the lysA gene encoding diaminopimelate decarboxylase, with the translated sequence MTITTAPASAAVDAAALRPYEAHRDGESPNRNLTPLSTGLDAEGRLVVGGCVLSDLARRYGTPLYVLDEATLRGTAQAYRNALASHYPGSALALYASKANSSLAITAVVASEGLGLDAVSAGELLTAVQGGMPPERIVFHGNNKSLEELRLAVDLGVTVVADNWLDLEQLATLSLAQPVRLMLRFTPGIECHTHEYIRTGHLDSKFGFDPDQLEAVLQHLKGCAWAQVSGLHAHIGSQIFELQPHRDLAGVMADALKLARDLGHPVSDLNVGGGLGIRYVESDDPPSIDAWVRTVAEAVARACEERGLELPRLLCEPGRSLVATAGVTLYSVGSRKEIPGLRTYLSVDGGMSDNPRPITYQSLYTAVLADRPEADPTDTVTLAGKHCESGDVLLKDLQLPPASHGDVLAVFATGAYNASMASNYNRIPRPAAVLVGDGLVDLVQRREQPEELLRYDVLPERLRPVT
- a CDS encoding diadenylate cyclase, coding for MVLLARVNEPRTLWLLRGYLTLVALAWVVQRYANLPLTSKLVDALVMACSLALAILWQGELRRLMELLGTGRLDVLFGSQRADKRGSGSAAVLSDAAGRLSQLRRGGLIVVDLGSDLRPEDFLNPGIALDAQLSADLLLNLFAVDTPLHDGAVLVKGNRILSAGVILPLSRQGLNRYGTRHLAALGITERFDRCLCIVVSEETGTLSMARQGRLERPITSSRLQELLGESLAQSTKPAAKGGGRSVAMDKAEPNA
- a CDS encoding isoprenyl transferase, with protein sequence MSRSLATATAIQGDRPSRSVLPAGLDAARLPAHVAVIMDGNGRWASQRKLPRVMGHREGVEALKRTLRLCSDWGIGALTAYAFSTENWSRPGEEVSFLMTLFERVLARELQALDDEQVRIRFLGDLDQLPEGLQQLIADATRRTAKNTGIHFNVCTNYGGRRELVRAARLLAERVARGELQPGAIDEQQFADQLFTAGEVDPDLLIRTSGEQRISNFLLWQLAYAELHLTDVLWPDFNEAALTAALLDYQSRQRRFGGVDPHASR
- a CDS encoding ATP-dependent Clp protease ATP-binding subunit, which translates into the protein MFERFTEKAIKVIMLAQEEARRLGHNFVGTEQILLGLIGEGTGVAAKVLKSMGVNLKDARVEVEKIIGRGSGFVAVEIPFTPRAKRVLELSLEEARQLGHNYIGTEHLLLGLIREGEGVAARVLENLGVDLAKVRTQVIRMLGETAEVAGGGGGGKGSTKTPTLDEFGSNLTQQAADGKLDPVVGRQHEIERVIQILGRRTKNNPVLIGEPGVGKTAIAEGLAQRINSGDIPDILEDKRVLTLDIGLLVAGTKYRGEFEERLKKIMEEIRGAGNVILVIDEVHTLIGAGAAEGAIDAANILKPALARGELQCIGATTLDEYRKHIERDAALERRFQPVQVGEPSVDDTIEILRGLKERYEAHHRLTIADEALVAAATLGDRYISDRFLPDKAIDLVDEAGSRVRLMNSKLPPAAKEIDKQLRAIQKEKEDAVREQDFTKAGELRDKEVELRDQIRSILQTRKEEPEAKASEAGAEGATDSAAPTATAVVEAPVDDRSPMVTEEDIAQIVASWTGVPVQKLTESESAKLLNMEETLHQRLIGQDEAVKAVSRAIRRARVGLKNPNRPIASFIFSGPTGVGKTELTKSLAAYFFGSEEAMIRLDMSEFMERHTVSKLIGSPPGYVGFNEGGQLTEAVRRRPYTVVLFDEIEKAHPDVFNLLLQLLEDGRLTDSKGRTVDFKNTLIIMTSNIGSKVIEKGGGGLGFEFSGTDAEETNYNRIRSLVNEELKQYFRPEFLNRLDEIIVFRQLSRDEVKEIAEIMLKEVFSRMEEKGIHLSVTDGFKERLVEEGYNPSYGARPLRRAVMRLLEDSLAEEFLSGRIGEGDSAVVDVDEKKQVVIRKQGELAMPVLAGVPG
- the rimI gene encoding ribosomal protein S18-alanine N-acetyltransferase, giving the protein MSTETEPPLQLQLLTPANLEACLKLDQAALNGLWSRQQWQRELQEEQRLCIGLLDNEELLAVACGWLVVDELQITAVAVTPQRRRAGLGSRVLQGLLSQASQLGASRATLEVSASNKPAAGLYARSGFATAGIRRGYYRNGDDALIQWMSLRDTEGVRIADHS